One window of Gloeothece citriformis PCC 7424 genomic DNA carries:
- a CDS encoding asparaginase: protein MTRGKRTQTPKIEVHLLREGIIESVHLAEAVVCDDKGRILLVAGNAETTAFIRSSLKPFQALAVTSTGTLERYELTDKDLAIICSSHQGTIEQARQVFNVLWRADIDSSVLQCPIPEGKQSALQHNCSGKHAGMLAVCQQRNWPLNTYLKRSSPIQQLILGKIAELLGMPGDELIGARDDCGAPTYSMQLAQMAHLYAQLSSGQSLDMERIVRAMTYYPAMVAGEGAFDTELMRLSEGQIVSKSGAEGVQCIGRIGEGMGLAIKVKDGAKRAKYAVAIQLLKQMGWITPTVAETLSETFMTLSKYKRLEVIEELSMI, encoded by the coding sequence ATGACCAGGGGAAAAAGAACTCAAACACCCAAAATAGAAGTCCATTTACTTAGAGAAGGTATCATAGAATCGGTTCATTTAGCGGAAGCTGTGGTCTGTGATGATAAGGGGCGAATTTTATTAGTGGCGGGGAATGCAGAAACTACTGCTTTTATCCGTTCGTCCCTCAAACCCTTTCAAGCTTTAGCCGTCACATCCACCGGAACTTTAGAACGTTATGAGTTGACGGATAAAGATTTAGCCATTATTTGTAGTTCCCATCAAGGAACGATTGAACAAGCGCGACAAGTTTTTAACGTTCTCTGGCGTGCAGATATTGATTCAAGTGTTTTGCAATGTCCGATTCCAGAAGGCAAACAAAGCGCTTTACAGCACAACTGTTCCGGAAAACACGCCGGGATGTTAGCCGTTTGTCAGCAACGGAATTGGCCGCTGAATACCTATTTAAAACGCTCATCCCCGATACAACAGTTAATTTTAGGGAAAATTGCTGAATTATTAGGGATGCCAGGAGATGAATTAATCGGGGCTAGAGATGATTGTGGCGCTCCTACTTATTCTATGCAGTTAGCCCAAATGGCGCACTTGTATGCTCAATTATCTTCGGGTCAAAGTTTAGATATGGAGAGAATTGTCAGAGCAATGACTTATTATCCAGCGATGGTGGCTGGTGAGGGAGCATTTGATACGGAATTAATGCGTTTGAGTGAAGGACAAATTGTCAGTAAGTCCGGCGCAGAAGGCGTTCAATGTATTGGCCGTATTGGGGAAGGAATGGGATTAGCCATTAAGGTCAAAGATGGAGCAAAACGAGCTAAATATGCAGTGGCGATTCAATTACTGAAGCAAATGGGATGGATTACACCGACGGTTGCTGAAACTTTGTCGGAAACGTTTATGACTTTGAGTAAGTATAAACGGTTAGAAGTTATTGAAGAGTTATCAATGATTTAG
- the groES gene encoding co-chaperone GroES, whose product MAAISINVSTVKPLGDRVFVKVSPSEEKTAGGILLPDTAKEKPQLGEVVAVGPGKRNDDGSRSPIEVKVGDKVLYSKYAGTDIKLGGEDYVLLSEKDILAGVA is encoded by the coding sequence ATGGCAGCTATTAGCATTAACGTATCTACCGTTAAACCCCTAGGCGATCGCGTTTTTGTCAAAGTTAGCCCATCCGAAGAAAAAACCGCAGGTGGAATTCTTTTACCTGACACCGCGAAGGAAAAACCCCAACTCGGTGAAGTGGTTGCTGTTGGGCCTGGCAAACGCAATGATGACGGAAGTCGCTCTCCCATAGAAGTTAAAGTAGGTGACAAAGTGCTTTACTCTAAGTATGCCGGCACTGACATCAAATTGGGCGGAGAAGATTACGTACTCTTATCTGAAAAAGATATCTTAGCTGGTGTTGCGTAA
- the groL gene encoding chaperonin GroEL (60 kDa chaperone family; promotes refolding of misfolded polypeptides especially under stressful conditions; forms two stacked rings of heptamers to form a barrel-shaped 14mer; ends can be capped by GroES; misfolded proteins enter the barrel where they are refolded when GroES binds), whose product MAKSIIYNDEARRALERGMDILAESVAVTLGPKGRNVVLEKKFGAPQIINDGITIAKEIELEDHIENTGVSLIRQAASKTNDVAGDGTTTATVLAHAMVKEGLRNVAAGANPISIKRGIDKAIEYLVAKIAEHAKPVEDSKAISQVGAISAGNDEEVGNMIAEAMDKVGKEGVISLEEGKSMTTELEITEGMRFDKGYISPYFVTDTERMECVFDDPAILLTDKKIALVQDLVPVLEQVARAGKPLLILAEDIEKEALATLVVNRLRGVLNVAAVKAPGFGDRRKQMLEDIAVLTGGQVISEDAGLKLENTKLEMLGSARRITITKDNTTIVAEGNEAAVKARCEQIRRQIEETESSYDKEKLQERLAKLSGGVAVIKVGAATETEMKDRKLRLEDAINATKAAVEEGIVPGGGTTLAHLTPVLEEWAKGNLKNEELTGALIVSRALTAPLKRIAENAGQNGAVVAERVKEKEFSVGYDAANDTFTDMLAAGIVDPAKVTRSALQNAASIAGMVLTTECIVVDKPEKEKSPAGAGAGGDFDY is encoded by the coding sequence ATGGCTAAATCTATCATTTACAACGACGAAGCACGCCGCGCTCTCGAAAGAGGAATGGATATCCTCGCTGAATCTGTAGCCGTTACCCTTGGGCCTAAAGGACGTAACGTAGTATTAGAAAAGAAATTTGGTGCCCCGCAAATCATCAACGACGGGATCACCATTGCCAAAGAAATTGAATTAGAAGATCACATTGAGAATACCGGCGTTTCCTTGATTCGTCAAGCCGCTTCTAAGACCAATGACGTAGCTGGAGACGGAACAACCACTGCAACCGTCCTCGCTCACGCAATGGTTAAAGAAGGGTTACGTAACGTTGCTGCTGGTGCTAACCCCATTTCTATCAAACGTGGGATCGATAAAGCAATTGAATATTTAGTCGCTAAAATTGCTGAACACGCCAAACCTGTAGAAGATTCTAAAGCGATCTCTCAAGTCGGTGCAATTTCTGCCGGTAACGACGAAGAAGTCGGTAACATGATCGCTGAGGCGATGGATAAAGTCGGTAAAGAAGGGGTTATTTCTCTTGAAGAAGGGAAATCAATGACTACCGAACTGGAAATCACCGAAGGGATGCGCTTTGACAAGGGTTATATCTCTCCCTACTTTGTCACCGATACAGAGCGCATGGAGTGCGTTTTCGATGATCCCGCTATCCTGCTCACCGATAAGAAAATTGCCCTCGTTCAAGATTTAGTTCCTGTTTTAGAACAGGTTGCTCGTGCTGGCAAACCGTTATTAATCCTCGCTGAAGATATCGAAAAAGAAGCTCTCGCTACTTTAGTGGTTAACCGTCTGCGCGGTGTCTTAAATGTTGCTGCGGTTAAAGCGCCTGGTTTTGGCGATCGCCGTAAGCAAATGTTAGAAGATATTGCGGTTCTAACTGGTGGTCAAGTGATTAGCGAAGATGCAGGGTTAAAATTAGAAAATACTAAGCTAGAAATGCTTGGTTCAGCCCGTCGTATCACCATCACCAAAGATAACACCACCATTGTTGCTGAAGGTAATGAAGCTGCGGTTAAAGCTCGTTGTGAGCAAATTCGCCGCCAAATCGAAGAAACTGAGTCTTCTTACGATAAAGAAAAATTACAAGAACGTCTCGCTAAGTTGTCCGGTGGGGTTGCAGTAATCAAAGTGGGTGCTGCTACCGAAACCGAAATGAAAGACCGCAAACTCCGTTTAGAAGACGCAATCAACGCTACTAAGGCGGCGGTTGAAGAAGGGATTGTTCCCGGTGGTGGCACAACTCTAGCTCATTTAACCCCTGTCCTCGAAGAGTGGGCTAAAGGTAACCTCAAGAATGAAGAGTTAACCGGTGCTTTAATTGTATCTCGTGCTTTGACTGCTCCCTTAAAGCGGATTGCTGAAAATGCCGGTCAAAACGGCGCTGTTGTCGCTGAACGGGTGAAAGAGAAAGAGTTTAGCGTCGGTTATGATGCGGCTAACGATACCTTTACTGATATGTTGGCAGCAGGTATTGTTGACCCCGCTAAAGTAACTCGTTCTGCTTTACAAAATGCCGCTTCTATCGCAGGAATGGTGTTAACAACTGAGTGTATTGTTGTTGATAAGCCTGAGAAAGAAAAATCTCCTGCTGGTGCTGGTGCTGGTGGCGATTTTGATTACTAA